A portion of the Hyalangium minutum genome contains these proteins:
- a CDS encoding pirin family protein: protein MSTDPELELVMLARSAELPGGLHVRRAIPQAQRRMVGPFVFVDQMGPAEYPADREVTILAHPHIGLSTVTYLFEGEGVHRDSLGTEQKILPGEVNWMTAGQGIVHSERTRAGGSGRMFGIQTWVALPKHLEECAPTFEHYDASAVPLLEEGGVTTRLIAGSLFGARSQVRTSSPLFYAEVLFEAGAVLQLRPEYDERAAFVVEGAVTLTETTLRAGEIAFFHRGTEVLLRAEEPTRLLLLGGEPLEGPRYISWNFVSSSKDRLKQASSDWRHQRFARIPGETQYIPLPEDGDTPVNYP from the coding sequence ATGTCGACGGACCCGGAGTTGGAACTGGTGATGCTGGCCCGGAGCGCGGAGCTCCCCGGAGGGCTGCACGTGCGCCGGGCCATTCCACAGGCCCAGCGGCGGATGGTGGGGCCGTTCGTCTTCGTGGATCAGATGGGACCGGCGGAGTACCCGGCGGACCGGGAGGTGACGATCCTCGCCCACCCGCACATCGGGCTGTCGACGGTGACCTACCTCTTCGAGGGCGAGGGCGTGCACCGGGACAGCCTCGGGACGGAGCAGAAGATCCTCCCGGGTGAGGTGAACTGGATGACGGCGGGCCAGGGGATCGTCCACTCGGAGCGGACGCGGGCGGGCGGCTCGGGGCGGATGTTCGGCATCCAGACGTGGGTGGCGCTCCCGAAGCACCTGGAGGAGTGCGCGCCCACCTTCGAGCATTATGACGCGAGCGCCGTGCCACTCTTGGAGGAAGGCGGCGTCACCACCCGGCTGATCGCGGGCTCGCTGTTCGGGGCCCGCTCCCAGGTGAGGACCTCCTCCCCGCTCTTCTACGCCGAGGTCCTGTTCGAGGCGGGGGCGGTGCTGCAGCTGCGCCCCGAGTACGACGAGCGGGCCGCCTTCGTGGTGGAGGGCGCGGTGACGCTGACCGAGACGACGCTGCGGGCCGGCGAGATCGCCTTCTTCCACCGGGGCACGGAGGTGCTGCTGCGCGCCGAGGAGCCCACCCGGCTGCTGCTGCTGGGAGGCGAGCCGCTGGAGGGCCCGCGCTACATCTCGTGGAACTTCGTCTCCAGCTCGAAGGATCGGCTCAAGCAGGCGTCCAGCGACTGGCGCCACCAGCGCTTCGCGCGCATCCCCGGGGAGACGCAGTACATCCCGCTCCCCGAGGACGGCGATACACCGGTCAACTATCCCTGA
- a CDS encoding DUF1993 domain-containing protein, translating into MSLSMYQASIPVFIRMLGNLSKILDKAAAHAEAKKIDPAVLIRDRLAPDMLPFSFQIQTATDSAKGCAARLSGIEAPSFADTESTFPELKERIEKTLAFLKTVTAAQIDGSEERSVTLKTRAGELHFKGQEYLLHFALPNFYFHLSTAYAILRHNGVDVGKADFLGGR; encoded by the coding sequence ATGTCCCTGTCCATGTACCAGGCGTCGATCCCCGTTTTCATCCGCATGCTGGGCAATCTCTCGAAGATCCTCGACAAGGCTGCGGCGCATGCCGAGGCGAAGAAGATTGATCCGGCGGTGCTGATCCGGGACCGCTTGGCGCCCGACATGCTTCCCTTCTCCTTCCAAATTCAGACCGCGACCGATTCTGCAAAGGGATGTGCGGCCCGTCTGTCGGGGATCGAGGCGCCCAGCTTCGCAGACACCGAGTCCACGTTCCCCGAGCTGAAGGAGCGCATCGAGAAGACCCTCGCCTTTCTGAAGACAGTGACTGCGGCGCAGATCGATGGCAGCGAGGAGCGCTCCGTCACCCTCAAGACGAGGGCAGGTGAGCTTCACTTCAAGGGCCAGGAATATCTGCTCCACTTCGCGCTGCCCAACTTCTATTTCCACCTCTCCACGGCCTACGCCATTCTGCGTCACAACGGTGTGGACGTGGGCAAGGCGGACTTCCTCGGCGGCCGGTGA
- a CDS encoding alkene reductase: MSHLFTPYRLGRFELKNRLVMAPMTRSRASAEGNVPSPLAPDYYAQRASAGLLITEATQVSPQGVGYIRTPGMHSPEQVAGWRKVTDAVHAAGSLIFAQLWHVGRVSHPDFHDGRLPVAPSAIGYGGFAFTFQGRKPTVTPRALETEELPGVVEQFRSAAQNALEAGFDGVELHGSNGYLLDQFLRDSSNQRTDAYGGSIENRARFPLEVTRAVASVWGAERVGYRLSPQPYAYGGMWDSTPADTFSYMARELSRLGLGYLHVTEHVSGKEVPSPEQRITPLLRKAFHGTFIVNGSYDAQAGEAALSRGEADLVAYGVPFLANPDLPERFRQQAVLNPPDTSTFFTGEEKGYTDYPALH; encoded by the coding sequence ATCTCGCACCTGTTCACTCCGTACCGACTGGGCCGCTTCGAGCTAAAGAACCGCCTGGTCATGGCCCCCATGACTCGCAGCCGCGCCTCGGCGGAGGGCAACGTCCCCAGCCCGCTCGCCCCGGACTACTACGCACAGCGCGCCTCGGCCGGGCTCCTCATCACCGAGGCGACCCAGGTCAGCCCTCAAGGCGTAGGCTACATCCGCACGCCCGGCATGCACTCGCCCGAGCAAGTGGCCGGCTGGCGCAAGGTGACGGACGCCGTCCACGCGGCGGGCAGCCTCATCTTCGCCCAGCTTTGGCATGTCGGGCGCGTCTCGCACCCTGACTTCCATGACGGCCGACTGCCAGTGGCGCCCTCGGCCATCGGTTACGGGGGGTTTGCCTTCACGTTCCAAGGCCGCAAGCCCACGGTGACGCCGCGAGCGCTCGAGACCGAGGAGCTCCCCGGCGTCGTCGAGCAATTCCGGAGCGCGGCCCAGAACGCCCTGGAAGCGGGCTTCGATGGCGTGGAGCTGCACGGCAGCAACGGCTACCTGCTGGATCAGTTCCTGCGCGATAGCTCCAACCAGCGCACGGACGCGTACGGAGGCAGCATCGAGAACCGGGCGCGCTTCCCGCTGGAGGTGACCCGGGCCGTGGCGAGCGTCTGGGGCGCGGAGCGAGTGGGCTACCGGCTCTCGCCTCAGCCGTACGCGTACGGAGGCATGTGGGACTCGACCCCGGCAGACACCTTCAGCTACATGGCCCGCGAGCTGAGCCGGCTGGGGCTGGGCTACCTGCACGTGACGGAGCACGTATCGGGCAAGGAAGTGCCGAGCCCGGAGCAGCGCATCACCCCGCTCTTGCGCAAGGCGTTCCACGGCACCTTCATCGTCAACGGCAGCTATGACGCCCAGGCGGGCGAGGCGGCGCTCTCCCGGGGTGAGGCGGATCTGGTGGCTTACGGCGTGCCGTTCCTCGCCAACCCGGATCTGCCGGAGCGCTTCCGCCAGCAGGCCGTGCTCAACCCTCCGGACACCTCCACCTTCTTCACCGGCGAGGAGAAGGGCTACACGGACTATCCGGCGCTGCACTGA
- a CDS encoding Tox-REase-5 domain-containing protein: MPRLVVVLLFVVFSGCSASMKAVVRLDTGQGAPRVYSPRGDVDPVSLSAKEFRKAVAQQAPFVLPVERPLEHARQLFGLPERSGWYRYEGRSQRLMVSEPGSPQNLRLLPEDEELKRRYLLWCGEEWGGGDCLRLLVDRPFLDGDAKYALAMAIAHSKVLGAMKEELARMVDPQAVVATVVGGLTLYAILLALPEPVSKGVAALMTLGAMAYLGWDTVWRLVDGWLVLMREVDQATTFDGIYAAGERFGDTMGEKAARAFVMLGTVAVGSTASGMASTLPRLPGAGQAAVAAEAQLGLRWTAPALAQVEAVALTSEGVTLVLAPNAVAMAARGNSGGGTGAQAAPPTSGGPGEWVQVEESMSESARTYQAHMTGAPRGYAYRVKVGDEEVDFDGFEQGVLLEVKGPGYAQWITRKLDFLPNFKGRDRLLKQAERQMRVADETPIRWIVAEEKLAGALRKLFKANGFEDIEVVHLPPTPVPP; encoded by the coding sequence ATGCCGCGCTTGGTGGTGGTGCTGCTGTTCGTGGTGTTCTCGGGGTGCAGCGCCTCAATGAAGGCGGTGGTCCGCTTGGACACAGGCCAGGGTGCGCCTCGGGTTTATTCGCCGCGCGGCGACGTGGACCCGGTGTCCCTCAGCGCGAAGGAGTTCAGGAAGGCCGTCGCGCAACAAGCCCCCTTTGTGCTTCCCGTGGAGCGGCCCTTGGAGCACGCCCGGCAGCTGTTCGGACTGCCCGAGCGAAGCGGTTGGTACCGGTACGAGGGCCGGAGCCAGCGCCTCATGGTGTCGGAGCCGGGGAGCCCCCAGAACCTGCGCCTGCTGCCCGAGGACGAGGAACTCAAGCGCCGCTACCTGCTGTGGTGCGGTGAGGAGTGGGGAGGGGGAGATTGCCTGCGCCTGCTGGTGGACAGGCCCTTCCTGGATGGGGATGCCAAGTACGCGCTGGCCATGGCGATTGCGCACAGCAAGGTGCTGGGGGCGATGAAGGAGGAACTGGCCCGGATGGTGGACCCCCAGGCGGTGGTGGCCACGGTGGTGGGCGGGCTGACGCTGTACGCGATTCTGCTCGCGCTGCCCGAGCCGGTGAGCAAGGGCGTGGCGGCGTTGATGACGCTGGGGGCCATGGCCTACCTGGGTTGGGACACGGTGTGGCGGCTTGTTGACGGGTGGCTGGTGCTGATGAGGGAAGTGGATCAGGCCACCACCTTCGATGGCATCTACGCCGCTGGGGAGAGGTTCGGGGACACGATGGGGGAGAAGGCGGCGCGAGCCTTCGTCATGCTGGGCACGGTAGCCGTGGGGAGCACGGCTTCGGGGATGGCGTCCACGCTGCCGAGATTGCCGGGAGCCGGACAGGCAGCGGTGGCGGCCGAGGCGCAACTGGGCCTGCGCTGGACGGCTCCGGCGCTGGCCCAGGTGGAGGCGGTGGCCCTCACCTCTGAGGGAGTCACCCTCGTGTTGGCCCCCAACGCGGTGGCAATGGCGGCGCGCGGCAACTCGGGCGGCGGGACGGGCGCGCAGGCTGCGCCGCCCACCTCCGGTGGCCCAGGGGAATGGGTCCAGGTGGAGGAGTCCATGTCCGAGAGCGCCCGGACCTATCAGGCTCACATGACGGGGGCACCCCGGGGCTACGCCTACCGCGTCAAAGTCGGGGACGAAGAGGTGGATTTTGACGGCTTCGAACAGGGAGTTCTGCTCGAGGTCAAAGGTCCCGGCTACGCTCAGTGGATCACCCGGAAGCTGGACTTCTTGCCAAACTTCAAGGGCCGTGACCGGTTGCTGAAACAGGCGGAACGCCAGATGCGAGTCGCCGATGAAACGCCCATCCGGTGGATCGTCGCGGAAGAGAAACTCGCAGGTGCGCTCAGGAAGCTGTTCAAGGCGAACGGCTTCGAAGACATTGAGGTCGTTCATCTTCCCCCAACCCCCGTGCCCCCGTGA
- a CDS encoding Ig-like domain-containing protein yields MATARRTHTATLLHSGKVLVTGGYGPNGSLASAEVYDPATGIWSSTGSMAMAREAPTATLLASGQVLVTGGEDSEGPLASAELYDPATGTWNSTGSMATVRVAHTATLLASGKVLVTGGEDLDGSLAGAEVYDPATGTWRTAGVMAMARKAHTAVVLASGKVLVTGGYGPGGLLSSAEVYDPATGGWTTAGVMATARETHTAEVLASGKVLVAGGYGQAGPLSRAEVYDPATGTWSTTGVMGTARYRHTATLLPSGKVLVMAGYGLSGYLSSAEVYDPAMGTWSTKGSLIAGRQYHEATLLASGKVLVTGGFGPSGNIASTEVYDPAMGAWSPMGSMSTARSTHRATLLASGKVLVTGGFSVAGSLATSELYDPATGTWSTTGSMTMARDAHTATLLASGKVLVTGGYGPSGYLATAELYDPDTGTWSTTGRMMTARDTHTATLLSSGKVLVIGGDSSRGVLTSMELYDPASGTWSSAGEMAKARMAHTATLLASGRVLVIGGHGTSGYLAHAELYDPDTGNRSTTNSLSLARADHTATLLASGKVLVIGGEGSSAYFDRMELYDPTTGNWSTTNPLSAARVYHTATLLDSGKVLVTGGFGSGGALSSMEVIDPTSPTVLTPINGSTLNNNRPFYSGTAELGSTVTVVVDGTARGTAGVNGSGEWNFTQPTVLTDGIHTVKAYATDSAGTISFESTPYAFTVDTQPPGAPQVLEPANGSTIKDNRPIYQGTVEAGSTVRVMVDGVAVGNRVANASGEWSCTQPAALADGVHTVKVQATDAGGNTSAESIAYTFIVDTVPPSSPVVLTPNNGSTINDNRPTYRGLAEARSTVTLWLGTTVLGTAGVNGSGIWNFTQPTVLSEGEHTVKAYATDSAGNTSAASMPYTFTVDTQPPGAPQVLEPANGSTIKDNRPIYQGTVEAGGTVKVMVDGVAVGTRVANASGEWNCTQPAVLADGVHTVKVQATDAGGNTSAESIAYTFIVDTVPPSSPVVLTPNNGSTINDNRPTYRGLAEARSTVTLWLGSTVLGTASTDEDGAWSFIPSTALSDGHLQTELTATDEVGNVSLSKTHLVTVDTVRPDAPEVSSPGELINTLKPTIAGTAEANSTVAVRMDGQEVWTIQADATGFWSVTLETPLIEGLHVAEVTATDKANNVSSTRVRTFTIDSLAPEAPEVTAPGALVNTRIPLIEGRAEVGSMVTVRLDETDAGIAMTDATGSWRFTPGAELFDGPHLVTAMATDAVGNISALSTAHPFTVDTQKPDAPEVGLPSSIVNTPKPTLGGTAEAKSTVNVWLDGLWVGTVPADEAGNWSVNVDTALAGGRHLVVATATDEASNTSQPSAEYAFIIPMSHYGWSCATAPVLPLSWALMALAWALRGRRQG; encoded by the coding sequence ATGGCCACAGCTCGCAGGACCCACACAGCAACGTTGTTGCACTCCGGCAAGGTGTTGGTCACCGGAGGGTACGGCCCCAATGGCTCCCTTGCCAGCGCGGAGGTGTACGACCCGGCCACGGGGATTTGGAGCTCCACGGGTTCCATGGCCATGGCCCGCGAGGCCCCCACGGCGACGCTGTTGGCCTCCGGCCAAGTGCTGGTGACCGGAGGCGAAGACTCAGAGGGTCCCCTTGCCAGCGCAGAGCTGTACGACCCGGCCACGGGGACTTGGAACTCCACGGGCTCCATGGCCACAGTCCGTGTCGCCCACACGGCGACGCTGTTGGCCTCCGGCAAGGTGCTGGTCACCGGAGGCGAAGATCTAGACGGCTCGCTCGCTGGCGCGGAGGTGTACGACCCAGCCACGGGGACTTGGCGCACCGCAGGCGTCATGGCGATGGCCCGTAAAGCCCATACAGCAGTGGTGTTGGCCTCTGGCAAGGTCTTGGTGACCGGTGGCTATGGTCCTGGGGGCCTCCTCTCCAGCGCGGAGGTGTACGACCCGGCCACAGGGGGGTGGACCACTGCGGGCGTTATGGCTACAGCCCGTGAAACCCACACAGCAGAGGTGTTGGCCTCCGGCAAGGTGCTGGTTGCCGGCGGCTATGGCCAGGCGGGCCCGCTTTCCAGAGCGGAGGTGTACGATCCGGCCACGGGTACCTGGAGCACGACGGGCGTCATGGGAACGGCTCGTTATCGCCACACGGCGACGCTGCTGCCCTCCGGCAAGGTGTTGGTCATGGCTGGCTATGGTCTCAGCGGATATCTCTCCAGCGCGGAGGTGTACGACCCGGCCATGGGAACCTGGAGCACCAAGGGCTCTCTGATCGCGGGCCGCCAGTACCACGAGGCGACGCTGTTGGCCTCCGGCAAGGTGCTGGTCACCGGGGGTTTTGGCCCCAGTGGCAATATCGCCAGCACGGAGGTGTATGACCCGGCCATGGGGGCCTGGAGCCCCATGGGCTCCATGAGCACAGCCCGTAGCACCCACAGGGCGACGCTGTTGGCCTCCGGCAAGGTGCTGGTCACTGGGGGATTTAGCGTGGCCGGCTCTCTAGCCACCTCGGAGTTATACGATCCAGCCACAGGAACGTGGAGCACCACAGGCTCCATGACCATGGCCCGTGATGCTCACACGGCAACGCTGTTGGCCTCCGGCAAGGTTCTAGTCACCGGGGGGTACGGTCCCAGCGGCTATCTGGCCACTGCGGAGCTGTATGACCCCGACACGGGGACCTGGAGCACCACGGGAAGAATGATGACGGCCCGTGATACTCACACGGCGACGCTGCTGTCCTCCGGCAAGGTGCTGGTCATCGGGGGCGATAGCTCCAGGGGTGTTCTCACCAGCATGGAACTGTACGACCCCGCCTCGGGAACGTGGAGCAGCGCGGGTGAGATGGCCAAGGCTCGCATGGCCCACACGGCGACGTTGTTGGCCTCCGGCAGGGTGCTGGTCATTGGGGGCCATGGCACCAGCGGCTATCTCGCCCATGCAGAGCTGTACGATCCCGACACGGGGAACCGGAGCACTACGAACTCCCTGTCCTTGGCGCGTGCTGATCACACAGCGACGTTGTTGGCCTCCGGCAAGGTCCTGGTCATCGGTGGCGAGGGCTCCAGTGCCTACTTCGACCGCATGGAACTGTACGACCCGACCACAGGGAACTGGAGCACCACGAACCCTTTGAGCGCCGCACGCGTATACCACACGGCGACGTTATTGGACTCTGGCAAGGTGTTGGTGACCGGGGGCTTTGGCTCCGGGGGCGCCCTCTCCAGCATGGAGGTGATTGACCCAACGAGCCCGACAGTGCTCACGCCCATCAACGGCTCCACGCTCAACAACAACCGTCCGTTCTACAGCGGCACGGCAGAATTGGGCAGCACCGTCACGGTGGTGGTGGATGGCACAGCCCGAGGGACTGCGGGGGTCAATGGCTCTGGAGAGTGGAATTTCACGCAGCCCACGGTGCTGACGGATGGGATTCACACGGTGAAAGCGTACGCGACAGACTCCGCGGGCACCATCAGCTTCGAGTCCACTCCCTATGCATTCACAGTGGACACGCAGCCACCCGGAGCCCCGCAGGTGCTCGAGCCGGCCAACGGCTCCACCATCAAAGACAATCGGCCGATCTATCAAGGGACCGTGGAGGCGGGCAGCACCGTCAGGGTGATGGTGGATGGCGTGGCCGTGGGGAATCGGGTGGCCAATGCTTCGGGAGAGTGGAGTTGCACGCAGCCAGCGGCGCTGGCGGACGGCGTCCACACGGTGAAGGTGCAAGCGACGGATGCCGGGGGCAATACCAGCGCCGAATCCATCGCCTACACGTTCATCGTGGACACCGTGCCGCCATCGTCCCCAGTGGTGCTCACACCGAACAACGGCTCCACCATCAACGACAACCGGCCGACTTACAGGGGGCTGGCGGAGGCCCGGAGCACGGTGACGTTGTGGCTGGGGACCACAGTGTTGGGGACGGCGGGGGTCAATGGCTCGGGGATATGGAACTTCACGCAGCCCACGGTGCTGTCGGAGGGGGAGCACACGGTGAAAGCGTACGCGACAGATTCCGCGGGCAATACCAGCGCTGCGTCCATGCCCTACACGTTCACAGTGGACACGCAGCCACCCGGAGCCCCGCAGGTGCTCGAGCCGGCCAACGGCTCCACCATCAAAGACAATCGGCCGATCTATCAAGGGACCGTGGAGGCGGGCGGCACCGTCAAGGTGATGGTGGATGGCGTGGCCGTGGGGACTCGGGTGGCCAATGCCTCGGGAGAGTGGAACTGCACGCAGCCAGCGGTGCTGGCGGACGGCGTCCACACGGTGAAGGTGCAAGCGACGGATGCCGGGGGCAATACCAGCGCCGAATCCATCGCCTACACGTTCATCGTGGACACCGTGCCGCCATCGTCCCCAGTGGTGCTCACACCGAACAACGGCTCCACCATCAACGACAACCGGCCGACTTACAGGGGGCTGGCGGAGGCCCGGAGCACGGTGACGTTGTGGCTGGGAAGCACCGTGCTGGGGACAGCCAGCACCGATGAAGATGGAGCCTGGAGCTTCATTCCTTCCACGGCTCTCTCCGATGGACACCTCCAAACCGAGCTCACCGCCACGGACGAAGTGGGCAATGTCAGCCTCTCCAAAACCCACCTCGTCACAGTCGACACCGTGCGGCCAGACGCACCTGAGGTGAGTTCTCCTGGGGAGCTTATCAATACCCTGAAGCCCACCATTGCTGGCACGGCGGAGGCCAATAGCACCGTGGCGGTACGGATGGATGGGCAAGAGGTTTGGACCATTCAGGCAGACGCGACGGGATTCTGGAGCGTGACCCTTGAGACTCCGTTGATCGAGGGACTCCACGTCGCCGAGGTGACTGCCACCGATAAAGCCAACAATGTCAGTTCTACCAGGGTCCGTACCTTCACGATCGACTCTCTGGCACCCGAGGCGCCCGAAGTGACGGCGCCTGGAGCACTCGTCAACACACGGATACCTCTCATTGAAGGGAGAGCGGAGGTGGGAAGCATGGTGACGGTGCGGCTGGATGAGACGGATGCAGGCATCGCCATGACAGATGCCACGGGGAGTTGGCGCTTCACTCCGGGGGCGGAGTTGTTCGATGGACCGCATCTGGTTACAGCGATGGCCACCGATGCCGTGGGCAATATCAGTGCTCTCTCTACGGCTCATCCCTTTACCGTCGACACCCAGAAGCCCGATGCACCCGAGGTGGGATTGCCAAGCTCCATCGTCAACACCCCGAAGCCCACTCTGGGGGGGACGGCGGAGGCAAAGAGCACTGTGAATGTGTGGCTGGATGGTCTTTGGGTGGGGACGGTCCCAGCGGATGAGGCGGGAAACTGGAGTGTCAACGTCGACACGGCGCTGGCAGGAGGCCGCCACCTGGTCGTGGCCACTGCCACGGATGAAGCCAGCAATACCAGCCAACCCTCCGCTGAGTACGCATTCATCATCCCCATGAGCCATTACGGCTGGAGTTGCGCTACCGCCCCTGTCCTTCCTCTTTCATGGGCCTTGATGGCTCTGGCATGGGCTCTCCGTGGGCGCCGTCAGGGATAG
- a CDS encoding AraC family transcriptional regulator, whose product MTDRPAEPDGQPADVLAEVLDTMRLSTHMYGRFELYAPWGIQFPQRPGAHIVLIARGGARLEVEGREGGVVLSAGDLALLPHGGGHTLRDTAGSPLHVLGQGECKRARGVGPIRLGGEGARTSLVAASFRFGVEPQTPLFNALPPLIHITADDPVTAGSLAPTVQLLLAESASNSPGATVIMSRLADILLVQALRAHVAGGKCEEHGLRALVDPQIGKALALLHERSAEPWTVESLAAAVALSRSGFAARFTALVGEPPLEYLARWRMTKAAQLLRESHVPLSEVAEYVGYSSEASFNRAFKRWGGTAPGTYRRDQRRGTVG is encoded by the coding sequence TTGACCGATCGTCCAGCCGAGCCGGACGGGCAGCCTGCGGATGTACTGGCGGAGGTGCTGGACACGATGCGGCTGTCCACGCACATGTATGGCCGCTTCGAGCTGTATGCGCCGTGGGGAATTCAGTTCCCGCAGCGCCCGGGGGCTCACATTGTTCTGATTGCGCGCGGTGGTGCTCGCTTGGAGGTCGAGGGGCGCGAGGGAGGCGTCGTCCTGTCGGCCGGGGACTTAGCGCTGCTTCCGCATGGCGGGGGGCACACGCTGCGCGATACGGCGGGGAGCCCGTTGCATGTGCTGGGGCAGGGCGAGTGCAAGCGGGCCCGGGGGGTGGGGCCGATACGGCTGGGTGGGGAGGGGGCGCGCACGTCCTTGGTAGCGGCCTCGTTCCGGTTTGGGGTCGAGCCTCAGACGCCGCTGTTCAATGCACTGCCGCCGCTCATCCACATCACCGCGGATGATCCGGTAACGGCGGGCTCGCTGGCGCCGACCGTACAGTTGCTGCTGGCGGAGAGCGCGTCGAACAGCCCGGGAGCGACGGTGATCATGAGCCGGCTGGCGGACATCTTGTTGGTGCAGGCGCTTCGGGCGCACGTGGCGGGAGGGAAGTGCGAGGAGCACGGGCTGCGGGCGCTGGTGGATCCGCAGATTGGCAAGGCGCTCGCGCTGCTTCACGAGCGGTCCGCGGAGCCGTGGACGGTGGAGAGCCTGGCGGCGGCAGTGGCGCTCTCGAGGTCCGGGTTCGCCGCGCGCTTCACGGCGCTCGTGGGAGAGCCGCCCCTGGAGTACCTGGCGCGGTGGAGAATGACGAAGGCGGCGCAGCTGCTGCGCGAGAGCCACGTGCCGCTGAGCGAGGTGGCCGAGTACGTGGGGTACAGCAGCGAGGCCTCGTTCAACCGGGCCTTCAAGCGTTGGGGAGGGACGGCTCCTGGCACATACCGGCGCGATCAGCGGCGGGGAACAGTGGGCTAG